One region of Deinococcus aerius genomic DNA includes:
- a CDS encoding mechanosensitive ion channel family protein yields MLDGLTFQLQKPQVWLGLGLTLLVAYALYRFGRVVLRMLEPYVRRPLLTGLKWLWLLTVAVSWLAVATHVVYLPGVPVLFDLGQDIVQGFRNSAGQVLVILALALIAWNLIGALSGRIVAEEEFNRRSVRVQTLKGVVESTLKAVVVIISLIAGLQALGVDASSLLAGVSVFGLAVGFGAQSLIKDVFTGFFILLEDQYGIGDVITINNGGLSGGVERLNLRVTALRALDGTLHIIPNGQIQTVSVSSKDWSRVVAEVAVTYAANVNEALRVLEAVSKELYADPEWSHYFLEEPEMQGVTQLAPDGVTLRALFKVQPKSQYAVGREFNRRIKIAMDQAGIEIPFPQRTITLGGAPIEIKLTREELEGRDPRREQDRTRAPVRPGTTRDPEEELQP; encoded by the coding sequence TCGGGCGGGTGGTGTTGCGCATGCTGGAACCCTACGTGCGCCGCCCCCTGCTGACCGGCCTGAAGTGGCTGTGGCTGCTGACGGTCGCCGTCTCCTGGCTGGCGGTCGCCACCCACGTCGTGTATCTGCCGGGCGTGCCCGTGCTGTTCGACCTGGGCCAAGACATCGTGCAGGGCTTTCGCAACAGTGCGGGGCAGGTCCTGGTCATCCTGGCCCTCGCGCTCATCGCCTGGAACCTGATCGGGGCGCTGAGTGGCCGGATCGTCGCCGAGGAGGAGTTCAACCGCCGCAGCGTGCGGGTGCAGACCCTCAAGGGCGTGGTCGAGAGCACCCTCAAGGCCGTCGTGGTGATCATCAGCCTGATCGCGGGCCTTCAGGCACTGGGGGTGGACGCCTCCAGCCTCCTCGCGGGCGTGTCGGTCTTCGGCCTGGCAGTGGGTTTCGGCGCCCAGAGCCTGATCAAGGACGTGTTCACCGGCTTCTTCATCCTGCTGGAGGATCAGTACGGGATCGGTGACGTAATCACCATCAACAACGGGGGCCTGAGCGGCGGCGTCGAGCGCCTGAACCTGCGGGTGACGGCGCTGCGGGCACTGGACGGCACCCTGCACATCATCCCCAACGGGCAGATTCAAACCGTCAGCGTGAGCAGCAAGGACTGGTCGCGGGTGGTCGCCGAGGTCGCTGTGACCTACGCCGCCAACGTCAACGAGGCGCTGCGGGTGCTGGAGGCGGTGAGCAAGGAGCTGTACGCCGACCCCGAGTGGTCGCACTACTTCCTGGAGGAGCCCGAGATGCAGGGCGTGACGCAGCTCGCCCCGGACGGCGTGACCCTGCGCGCCCTCTTCAAGGTGCAGCCCAAGAGCCAGTACGCCGTGGGGCGCGAGTTCAACCGCCGCATCAAGATCGCCATGGATCAGGCCGGGATCGAGATTCCCTTTCCCCAGCGCACGATCACGCTGGGCGGCGCCCCCATCGAGATCAAGCTCACCCGCGAGGAGCTGGAGGGCCGCGACCCGCGCCGGGAGCAGGACCGCACCCGGGCACCCGTCAGGCCCGGCACCACCCGCGACCCGGAGGAGGAATTGCAGCCGTAA